A genomic stretch from Macadamia integrifolia cultivar HAES 741 unplaced genomic scaffold, SCU_Mint_v3 scaffold2957, whole genome shotgun sequence includes:
- the LOC122067524 gene encoding polygalacturonase-1 non-catalytic subunit beta-like, whose amino-acid sequence MEKNELSFHLRSFCKQANIACSTNALVKKITDNTTLPPIAQWNEAKLKYDFPNETPLSVASQGGLPYFRESMVKEGSFMPIPDLRDPMSYKSFLPRSLTSKIPFSFAQIKELKKLFGVVDESNMDKYIQDTLGTCEKSPIRGEKRTCATSAEDLIDFVSKELGHYVHLWSTESVEGSYENVTIGAVKLIYGNLSESPSLCHSQPFIFQVYYCHILQKVKVYAVDIHAKKKVNHAIMACHYDTSTWNPNHLAFKLLGFGPGQIEVCHWINENGIVWTKTLG is encoded by the coding sequence atggagaaaaatgaattgTCTTTTCACCTGCGTTCATTCTGTAAACAGGCAAATATTGCTTGCTCCACAAATGCACTAGTGAAGAAGATAACAGACAATACAACTTTGCCGCCAATAGCCCAATGGAATGAAGCCAAACTGAAATATGATTTTCCTAATGAAACACCCCTTTCTGTAGCCAGCCAAGGAGGATTGCCATATTTCCGGGAGTCAATGGTGAAAGAGGGAAGTTTCATGCCCATCCCTGATCTAAGGGACCCTATGTCATATAAATCATTCCTACCGCGATCTCTGACctcaaaaatcccattttcctttgcCCAAATCAAGGAATTAAAGAAGCTTTTTGGTGTGGTAGATGAATCAAACATGGATAAATATATTCAAGACACCCTTGGAACATGTGAGAAGAGCCCCATTCGAGGTGAAAAGAGAACTTGTGCGACTTCCGCCGAGGATCttattgattttgtttccaaggAATTAGGGCACTATGTTCATTTATGGAGTACTGAAAGTGTGGAAGGATCAtatgagaatgtcacaattggagctgtgaaactcatatatGGAAATCTTTCTGAATCACCAAGCTTATGTCATAGCCAGCCATTCATATTTCAAGTCTATTATTGCCATATTTTACAAAAAGTAAAAGTTTATGCAGTTGATATACATGCTaagaagaaagtgaatcatGCGATCATGGCATGCCATTATGACACATCAACTTGGAATCCGAATCATCTTGCTTTTAAGTTGCTAGGTTTTGGCCCGGGTCAAATTGAAGTCTGCCATTGGATAAATGAGAATGGAATAGTTTGGACAAAGACTCTAGGCTGA
- the LOC122067525 gene encoding uncharacterized protein LOC122067525: MVWIRLPDLPLEYWHEKILLTLAKAVGRPMAIDKHTRAVLMGGYARIQVEVEVGSTRIDEIHRKKAKAQGIPGAVDKDNPNLNSIHEEAQIQSEAERFSHGGDAGAAQGNDMHSQDGGAVQESDSAAANQEVHDWHPSHSGLSKESLNESPHGSSHGSGSSSPHSQPSRSSHVSNSLRDHGPPSQDLMAENIITSIPSTSLRGGAVEVLHEEIVMADELLAVAEIETRTKEKGAVSSFEQTRRKSSVHTALRKIISDKSPDILYLAEPMIDPSSYPARFFSKLGFEADLISNLRRDKPPNLWLLWRQGISKPSILSFSEQKITIRIDWKGTSILISSIHASCFRASRRDLWVELGSVSILAEPWLVVGDFNATLASHEKRGPGLFNIGSAAEFEAMVDSCSLIKLPSQGPKYTWSNNRRRGNVAAVLDRGFCNEDWMTHFQDCAQLVLPRDFLDHNPILITLEACLKPKNCPFHFHKFWTDYPSFLQLVSDSWNEGISGRPTFVLTQKLKRLKPIIRTWARETFPNFEHELVRTREVLDQIQSQIEQYGMDDDQFRQEAYTKSAHLVALKKHEKLWAEKLRIKWLKEGDRNSKFFHLYTKIKRAKNTIRRVKKTDGSIISDRDEIANYMIGFYEEFHKCVPVTDHLELLDSIPRLIDQVDLLNLDAIPGPNEIKRAVWDLDLDSSPGPDGFPGFFFRCCWEIISRDFEIAIRNFFVTGSMHLSLNNNFLALIPIVNGAMTLDKLRPLCMGNFICKVISKILATRLSFLLPRHISEE; this comes from the exons ATGGTCTGGATTCGACTCCCTGACCTTCCGTtagagtattggcatgagaaaattCTCTTGACACTGGCAAAAGCGGTTGGTCGCCCTATGGCCATTGACAAGCATACCCGTGCTGTTTTGATGGGTGGATACGCCCGGATTCAGGTCGAGGTGGAAGTAGGATCCACTCGAATCGACGAGATTCAT AGGAAGAAAGCAAAGGCGCAAGGGATCCCTGGGGCTGTCGATAAGGACAATCCCAACTTAAATTCCATCCATGAAGAAGCACAAATCCAATCTGAGGCAGAACGTTTCAGCCACGGCGGTGATGCCGGTGCCGCTCAGGGAAACGACATGCACTCCCAAGATGGTGGTGCAGTGCAGGAATCTGACTCAGCGGCTGCAAATCAGGAAG TCCATGATTGGCATCCTTCCCATTCTGGACTCTCCAAAGAATCTCTTAATGAATCTCCCCATGGATCTTCCCATGGATCTGGATCAAGTTCGCCCCATTCTCAACCCAGCCGATCCTCACATGTCTCCAACTCCCTGCGTGATCATGGCCCTCCATCTCAGGACCTTATGGCTGAAAATATCATCACCTCGATCCCCTCCACCTCCTTGCGTGGAGGGGCTGTTGAGGTCCTTCACGAGGAGATTGTAATGGCTGACGAGCTATTGGCTGTGGCCGAGATTGAAACTAGAACAAAAGAGAAAGGAGCAGTATCTTCATTTGAGCAGACCAGGAG GAAATCCTCAGTGCACACGGCCCTGAGAAAAATCATCAGTGACAAAAGCCCGGATATTTTATACCTGGCAGAGCCTATGATCGATCCGTCCTCCTATCCTGCTCGCTTCTTTAGCAAGTTGGGATTTGAGGCCGATCTCATTAGCAACCTCAGGAGAGACAAACCACCAAACCTTTGGCTGCTTTGGAGACAAGGTATTTCTAAACCATCAATTCTCTCATTTTCTGAACAGAAAATCACTATTAGAATTGATTGGAAAGGCACTTCAATTCTTATATCTTCAATTCACGCTAGTTGCTTCAGAGCTTCTAGAAGAGATCTCTGGGTGGAGCTAGGTTCAGTGTCGATCCTGGCTGAACCCTGGCTTGTAGTAGGAGACTTTAATGCCACCCTTGCTTCGCATGAAAAGCGGGGTCCTGGATTGTTCAATATTGGTTCAGCTGCAGAGTTTGAAGCAATGGTTGATTCTTGTAGCTTGATCAAGCTGCCCTCTCAGGGGCCAAAATATACTTGGTctaacaatagaagaagaggcAACGTTGCTGCTGTTCTTGACAGGGGCTTTTGTAATGAGGATTGGATGACCCATTTTCAGGACTGTGCTCAGCTAGTTCTTCCTAGGGATTTCTTGGACCACAATCCAATCCTCATCACATTAGAGGCTTGTCTGAAGCCAAAAAATTGCCCATTTCACTTTCATAAGTTCTGGACGGACTACCCATCTTTCCTACAGTTGGTCTCTGATTCATGGAATGAAGGAATATCTGGCCGCCCCACCTTTGTTTTGACTCAGAAACTAAAAAGACTTAAACCGATCATAAGGACTTGGGCTAGGGAGACTTTCCCAAATTTTGAGCATGAATTGGTTAGAACAAGGGAGGTCCTGGACCAGATTCAATCCCAAATTGAGCAGTATGGAATGGATGATGATCAATTTAGGCAAGAAGCTTATACAAAGTCTGCTCATCTGGTGGCCCTGAAAAAGCATGAAAAATTATGGGcagaaaaattaagaatcaaatgGCTGAAAGAGGGGGACAGAAACTCCAAATTCTTCCATCTCTACACCAAGATCAAAAGAGCAAAAAATACCATTAGAAGAGTTAAAAAAACTGATGGCTCGATCATTTCGGATAGAGATGAAATTGCAAACTACATGATTGGGTTTTACGAAGAATTTCACAAATGTGTTCCTGTGACGGATCACTTGGAATTACTAGATTCCATTCCCAGGCTTATTGATCAGGTGGACCTTCTGAACCTGGATGCTATCCCAGGTCCAAATGAAATTAAGCGGGCTGTTTGGGACCTGGACCTTGACAGCTCCCCTGGTCCAGATGGCTTCCCAGGTTTTTTCTTTAGATGCTGCTGGGAGATCATATCAAGGGACTTTGAAATTGCAATTCGCAATTTTTTCGTTACAGGTTCGATGCACCTGAGCTTGAACAACAACTTCTTAGCCTTGATTCCCATAGTGAATGGCGCTATGACTCTAGACAAGTTGAGACCTCTCTGTATGGGTAACTTTATATGCAAAGTTATTTCAAAAATCCTTGCAACTAGattatcctttcttcttccaagaCATATTTCTGAAGAGTAG